Part of the Arvicola amphibius chromosome 17, mArvAmp1.2, whole genome shotgun sequence genome is shown below.
gatggttgtgagccacctaccatgtggctactgggaattacctgggtcctctgaaagaatagttagtgctgggggctggagagatggctcagtggttaagagcaccggctgctcttccagaggtcctgagttcaattcccagcaaccacatggtggctcacaaccatccataatgagatctagtgccctcttctggtgtgcaggcacacatggaggcagaatgttgtatacataataaatatataaataaatcttaaaaaaaaaaaaagaatagtgctcttaaccgcaTCTTACCAGCcctcgatgccctcttctgacctcctccagcaccaggcacacaggtagTATGCATACATACTGGCAAactcacataaaatacaaaaaaatgtaaaaaaataagtaaacaaaaaccTCCTGAAACTGTTAGCACGTTTGAACAAGGTTAGGCATATAAACAGAATCTATGTTCCCAGGCCAAGGTATTCCTATGTGAGATAGGAGCTCAcagagcccagcctggccttgtgATATATCGCCGGGAATGATCTTGAACCTCAGCTCTTCCCATTTGTACCTCTGGaatgctggcattataggcatgtgtcatcacaccTGCTTTATGAGAGCTGTATTTTGGCATCAGCAGTTGAAATCCTCaatctttctattttaaagatttggtGATGCAcgctttatcccagcactagggaagcagaggcaggtggatctctgtgagtttgaggccagcctggtctacagaatgagttccaggacagccaggactacacagagaaaccctgtctccaaaaataaaaattaaaaaaaatcaaagatttttttgtatacattttaatatatgtgtgtatgcatgtaagtatgtgtgcatgACTGCTGATGCCCTCAGAGCCAGAGTCTGGCTAGAGCTGCAGTTATAGACAGCAATGAAGCATCTGCTGGAGGTGCTGGCAGCAGAAGCCAGATCGCTGGgaaacagcaaatgctcttaaccatgagccacctctccagccctaaatccTCGGTCTAAGCAGCAGGGCAGACATGGCACTCATCGTCTGGGCCCCAGTCATCAACGACACCCAGAGGAAGGTCTTCAGCTACCAGTCACCAAGCTGCAGCCGTCACAGTCCTGTCGTCCTGTCTCGTACCTATGCTTCCCTTGGCATCGGCTGCACATCATAGTATTCATTGCCTCTTTGAGGTCATCTTGTAGCTTCGACAGAAACTCATTCACTGACCGACTCAACTCATTCTCTGCCATTCTTTTCCTAAAAGGAGAAAGGCTTTGTAAGTCAGTGTATTAAGGTACAAAGAAAGAAGATCTGGAGGCCTCCTCAGcggtagttctcaaccttcctgatgttacaatcctttaatacaattccgCATGTCATGGagacccccagccataaagttatttttgatgttacttcataactgtgattaaTATCTAATATGCAACCCACCTAAAAAGAGTCATTAGACCCCCAAATGGGTCACAGTGCACAGACTGAGAGCcacttctgatgtgggattcctctctgtacgctatgaatatgttttattactattggttaataaagaaactgctttggcctatagcagggcagaatatatccaggttggaagagatatagagaaagagcaggaggagtcagaaagatgccatgtaactgtcaaAGGAGGAGGGCGCCAGAACCTTAACCAGTAGGCCAtggcctcgtggtgatacacagattaatagaaatgggttaattgaagatgtTAAGAGCAAGTTAGgaataagctattggccaaacagtgttgtaattaatatagtttctgtgtgagtattcagtccgggcagccaggaaatgaatatgCACTGTTCTAGAGGTTACAAGCTAAGCTAAAATGACAATTTAAGTTCTTTCTGCCTCAGAGCCTCCACCCACAAGTTCGGGGCCTTCCACTGAGAATTTCCCATCCACTTCCCCtgaattttcccattttaaaCTCACAGTTCATACTCCTTCCGCCTCTCTGGGTTGCTGACAATGTCCCAAGCTGCCCGCAAAACTTTGAAGGCCTCCTCAGCCCTGGGATGATGATTTTTATCAGGATGGACCTACCCAAAACACAGAGAATTGATTCATCACAAATCAATCCCAACCCTCCCCCATTTCAggtcctgagtgtgtgtgtgtgtgtgtgtgtgtgtgtgtgtgtttgcgtgtttAAGAGCATAACTATATATAAATTTTTCGTCAATTACTGTAGCTTGTGGAGAGATCTGAGTTTACATCTAGGCTTTCAAGCTGTATGGCCTTGAATACTTTTATCTGTTATAGATTTTTAAGAGGATTAGGTAAGAATATATATGAAGAcacagggagatggttcagtgggcattaggacctgagttcaaatccccagaacccacataaaagtggacCATACAGAGATCAAGTATCTATAATCCTACCATTCCTACAAAGagatggaaagcagagacaagagaatcctcAGAAGCCAGCTAGTCTAGCAGAAGCAGTAGAAAAACaatagagaccctgtctagacAAGGTAGAAGGCAAAACCCAATACCTGAAGTTGTGCCCTAGCCCCCACCCCACATCTGTGACCACATTCACAAACAACAGacagattttccatatctggcACAGAATCTAGCTCTAGGGTGATCTGCCATCCCAGTTTGTCTGGAAGTATCCCAGCTCAGCTCTGAAAGTCCCAGACAAACAGGGACAGGTGAATCACCCTACCTGACATTTAAAGCCCTTGCATTTTTGTTTGATTAGCACTCTTAGTATAAAAGTTTCCAATATGTTACAACTTCAAACTCatctttttcaatttcatgttttcttatcAGGCAGAGTGTGAttgcgcacacctttgatcccagctctgTCAAGGCAGAGACagtctgatctctgtgagttcaagactagcctgatctacaaagcaagttctaggacagccagggctgttacagaaaaactctgtctggaaaaccacacacacacaaacttatccAAAGTTGAAAGTGATAGCACAGTCCTAAAATCCAAGCAGTTGGATTCTGAGTTTAAGCCCAGTCTTCCCTCTCagtaagctcttagctactgctcgagcaccatgcctacctgtctGCTGCCCTTCTCCCTGCCATGACGGTCATGAactcactctctgaaactgtaagcaagctcctgttaaatgctttctttattataaattgctttgatcatggtgtctcatcgcagcaatagaaaattaactaGGAAACACTAATATCCAAAACTTTCTACTGATCTGCCTTTCTGCCCCAGAAATGAAAGAGTATTAAGATCTCAGAAGCTTTTTACGTTTTCAGCCTTTCTCCACAAGAAGCCTTTATCTTCCTACAGCCATCTGCATTACCCAAAAGTACGGAGATGAGTCTCATCActgctaacaacaacaacaaaaagaatgtgtTTAAACTTCATAGTCTGAAGCTGATAAAACAGCCTTTTAAAGGTATTCATATGGGGATCTAGGctatatacaacaagccaacagaaaTTCTAGCCCAGAAcaagagagattttttttgggGTAGAACTGTGTATATAAAGGATGAGGAAACACTTCTACTCCAAGAGAAGCTGGAAAACAagaatgtgtgtatgaatgatATTCTCCAAGAGAAGATATATGTATGCTAAAGACATGAAGCTGAGACAAAGAAGTTCTACTACTATTGGTGACAATTTGAGGGAAGAAGTAATTGTTATCTACTCTTAAGAATATCCTAGGCCATCCACTAAGGAACATGTCTTTTTCACCAAATTTAGTTCCTCGCTAAATTAATACTCTGGGGGCTTATTGTACTTTTAGTTGTCAAGGAAAATATTGGGTGCCCACTCCAGTCTGTCATACAGCCACTGTGGTAATTTGCAGATTATAATATTTTTCCAATCCAGGCCCATACATTCAGTCAAGTCAGCCTCAGGTGCAGTTTTACACATATTACTTATATTCATAATATAGTTTTAGTACAGAAATAGCAATCGCAGGGCGGGGCTTCAGCTCAGGTACAGAGTGCATGCTAGAAtgagcaaggctctgggtttgaccccccagcactgcaaaaaaaaaaaaaaaacaactcattttTCTCAAGTATACAGTACATCAAAACTCCCGCCTACCTAGTTaacaaaagcaacatatcttCATGCACATATGTGACATACATGTCTCTCTTATGATTTATgctcccttttttcttccctttcatatTCTgggttgtagtgatatttcatttatattttaataaataaagctttcctggaaTTCAGAGACTAAAACAACCGCCTGATCAGCCTtacacaccaggcagtggtgacacacacctttaatcccagtagccacattagtttgccatagaaatcagtggtagtggtgcatgcctttaatcccagaaccagagagGATTATATAATGGGAGGAAATAgctttcagacacagtctcattctgagattcctgaagtcggcaggatcgccatttcggactgaggtagaggtaagagtcagtggctggccgttttatttttctgaccttcaggctgaaccccaatttctgtctctgtatttttattaatcatgctacactgGGTCTTAAAATCACATGTACAGCAGAGGAcaacacttgcccagcatgcacaggtCCTGGACTCCACCCTCAATCTCACAAGAGAGAAGAAGCGGTTTTCACTGTCCTGGTCCTGGAATAACCACTGGCATGCACAACCCGAACACTCTCACACAAGGTCCACATTTGCCTCTCTAGGAGAGGCTAGTTTTCTCCATGTTTAAAatctgttggggctggagagtcggctcagtggctaaaataCTTggtcccacatggtagctcacaaccatcaccAACTCGAGGGGATCCAGCTGCAGGGGGTCCACACTCTTCATCTCCCCGGGTACCAGTTCGCACgtggtgcatgtgcatacatggaggcaaacactcatacacacgtaAAATACATCTAAAAAGATAAGTTCttgccaggtgttggtggcacaggcctttaatcctaaggaggcagaagcaagtggatctctgtgtgtttgaagtcagcctgagtttgagatctacagagctagttccaggacagacaggacatatgaaatcctgtctcaaaaaaaaaaaaaaaaaaaaaaaaaaaaaaaaaaaaatctttaaattcctccttttcctcttttaccattcatggtgatgcacatttataatcccagtacttcaacaaaacaaaaattcctttgttcaggtGAGAGCAACTGAGATACTGCCTGTCTGTAAAGGATTTCATTTAGCTATTGCAAAGTGAGTGAGTTCAACCCTGTCTGTCAAATAACCCCCACCATCCcctaaaaaaaaccctcaagacAAGAGactttaaatggagagaaagtaaGCTCCCTAGTCAGAGACGTCCATGATCCTTCCTTAGAATGTCTCCCTTCGCTTAGCTAGGAGTAGAGGCAAGCGCCTGTAAACCACAGCACTcagaatggaggcaggagaatcgtgAATCTAGGTGAGCCtgtctacacagtgaaactcggcttcaaaacaaaacaaaggaatgcAATCCTTCAGCTTCAGTAAAACTGGAACAGAAAATACATAAGAGGAACAAGAAGCAAAGGATACTCACCATCACTGCTAGCTGCCTATAGGCCTTCTTTAGTTCAATATCTGACGCTGTAGCTTCAACCCCCAGCACATGAAAAGGGTTTAGTTCATCCTCAGGAACCCCAGCCATGGTCaaaagtctggctacttcctctTCTGGCTGGCAGCAGCGCCCACTAGCGGCAGGTGCATTACCTTGCTTGTTAGTCCTCTGCCTGACCCAAGGCAACTCCAGCCAGTTCCACTGAACTAATCTTACCAGCCGCTGCCATGGTCGGCTATCTCGCAGCAGAGTCAAGCAACGATGCAAGGCTGGAGAATCCAGCCAAGAGAACAGCCAGGTGGTCTTATCCCTCCAGCCTAACCGATCACCCAGTCCCACCAAAAATCGCCAGCCCAACTGTAGACAACCCAAAAAGAGGGCAAGAGCCAGGAGGAGGAAAGCACCCACTAGCCTAAGAAAACGGGTGACTAGCCCTGCTGCACAGTAAAAGCTCTGGCTTAGAAACTGGACCATCACCTGGGCCCAGTCCCCCAATCTCCCTGCCCAGGCTCCCACCCAAACTCGAAAAAGGTCCAGGTCACTGCCTTTCAGCTGCCTGCACGCGTAAATGAGATGGCCACAAGTTTCCACGTACTCTCCCACCAACACCAGAAGTTCAATCAGCCACCAGAAGCCCGCTTGTCCAAGCTGACATAGTTCCTCCACTCCCCAGAGCCCCAGGCCTCTGCGCTTATCTGCCTGATTTCGTTTTCGGCCCAGCCGATGACGACCAGGGGACCTGGGATCTCTGCGTCCACTATCCCGAGTATCCTCCTTGGTCAAAAAACGGTGTCTCTGCTTCCGGGACAGGGGTTTCTTTCCACTGGACACACGTGGAAAGTCACTGGGAAATTTAAGAGGTTCCTCCTCATCATCCTCTTCTAACTCTTCATCTTCCCCTAAGGCTGGAGAGGTGCAGTGGTGGCAGAAGCTGCTAGAAGAGCCATCGCCTTCCTCAGAATAGGTCCCTTCAAGGACTCCAGGGCTTCCCTGGCAGTTACAAGCAGgtggaatggaaagaaaggaagggctcCCATCTTCCTGGTACCCAGTCTCGTTCTCTCTTGAGGGCTCCTGGTCCACTCCTGACTCTTCCGATGACGCCTCACTGTCATCGGGGTACCCTCCTTCTCCAGGTGGTCCTGGACCCCTCGGAGGACCATGGCTTGGATCCGACCAGTGGGCTGGGTTTGGGGGTTGTGTGTACTTAGGACCAGAGTGCTCTGTGAAGCAGCGTGTACCATTCGGAGCAGTCTCTGTTGAGTTCCTGAGTCCTGAGAATGAAAGTATTTCAGGGTCCACAGAGGGTCCTGATGTCCTGAGGGAGGTACCACCGCTCTGCTGGGCTCCACACAACCCTCCTTCTCCGGGGTGCTTCTGGGCCATGACCCCGTGGCTTCCTGAGGATTTTAGGTCACAGCCATCATGAAAAGTTCTATTGCCTGCAACAAAGTTATCAAGTTGGGAATGGTCAAGAATAGAACCAAGAGACAAAGTTAAACAATGTACCCACTCCCCCAACCGCGTAAATTCAAATTCTTTGGGGGCATTGCTAACCCTGACAATAAACCTTACTTAGGCTGACCACAAACCTGCTTGCACCAACCCTCGACCTCAGGAACCTCCTTACCCccgaaattttaatttttcttctttcccccaaGAAGCTAAACTCTTCAATCTGGGAACTGggcgtggggggtggggggttacCGCAAAGGGTGTGGTCGGGGGGTTGGGATTACTCTTAGAAAAAAGACTGCCTTAAAGAGAGAGGCCGCAATCTGTCAGAAAAGGGTGGGGACAGTACAGATTAGGAGGAAAATCTCAGGGCGGAGTTTAAGAGGTGCCCCAGCAAAAGACCCCCCGAGAACCCACCGACTGGGTCCAGGGGCAAAGGCGACTTACCGAACCGCGGCGGTAACTCCTCCCCCTCGAGCAGCTGCGCCTGAGGCCAGGGGGAGCTACGAGAGCAGCTCCCCCGGCTCCGCCTCCCGCTCCGCTTCCGCCTTCCGTCCCCGCCGCGGCCGCCGACTTCCACTTCCGGGGTCACCGGGGGAAAAGacgggaaggaaagagaagagcgGTTGGCGGGGGCGCGAGCCGGCGCGGAGTCAATCGAAGGGGCGGCGCTAGAGCGCCCTGGCCACGCCTCTTAAAGCGCCCTCGGCCGCCTTGCGGGCCACACGGGTCGCGCGGCGAGTGAGCGGCCGAGGTCCGCTGAGGCCTGCGGCTGTGTTCCTTGTCTCTGCTGAGACTGGAAGATGAAGGGCAGCCGCCGGTGCACACATAGTCTGTGGCTTGCAGACAGTCAGAGTACGCAGGGGAGTCAGCGCCCCGCGCCCAGACCCGGCCAGAGAGGAAGCGAAGTGTGCGTTCCGGACTGGCTCGCCCCTTGACTACACGCGACACTCCTCTCCCGGACCCAGCCGGCGAGCTCCCATGCAGCTGATCCGCCCCCTAGGGACGCGGCGCATGGGCCGGGCCAGGGAGTGCGGCCAGGGGCTCCGGAGCGAGGCTCCGCGGGGCTCAGAACCCCGCGCTCATCTGCATGCTGCTTTGCATCTCATTTACATAGTAAGCTTGGGGTCGACGCCCGCACGCGCCCCCACCCCTACGCAGACCCTTGTGGATCCACTACACACACTCCTGAAGCCTTACAGTTCTGTCATTGTCCCTGCCAGGCCCGTCTTGCTCCGCAAGTTTTTTTCACCCATGAACACCCCCACCAGCACGGGTAATAAAACCCTTCCCCGCATCCCGCATCCGACCACCCGGTTCTCCAGAAGACAATACTCCAATTCTCTGGGAAGTGGGAGAAACCAAGCTGGACTTGGGGGTGGAATGGGACCCCATTGGGACTTTGAAAACGTCAATTTGTCGATTAATCTCCTCATCATTCAGACACCTTCTATCTTAGTCTTGGTGGGGGTCCCAAAACTCTCCATTGCTTAGTTAGGGGGGCGTCCCTGGGTCCTGGATTAGGGAAGTAGGTAGCCTGAGTTCCCCCCACACAGGGGAGGATTGAGGGGGCCCGCCCCGTGATGTcatcccccccccaacacacaccctgtctccttcctccccacacacccctacccccaagctACTTGCTTTTAGCTCACAGGGTTTGGCTCGGACTTGTAGACGTTTAGGGAGCACCGAACACAGGGGACCTGGGGGGGATGTCTGTGGCCAACAGCCACCCCTACGCCTAGGACCTGGGGCTGGGATGAAGCTGGAGGTCTAAGCAGTTCCACCCTTTGCTCTCCTCAACCCTGGAGGGTGGTGAGTAGTGAACCCCCTCCCTAACCTCTCCTTGTCTAGGGTACCAGACTCTTAAGCGATTGAGAAGAACCCCACGAGTTCTCCAGTCCAGCTCTTAGCCTAGGACTTCAATATCCAAAAGACAGCAAATGGGAAAGTTTATCGGCATCACCCTGCTCCCACAGGGAGCTTGCCAATGCCAGCCTCTCCTCAGTGATCCCTCAGGATCAGAATTCAAATCCCATTGGCAGCCCGGGCATGCCAGGATGAGAGGGTGGGTGGAACAATTCCCATGCATGTCTGAGGCGAGTAGCAAGTGGATATCAGGTTGGGCGATGTCAGTGAGCCAGGCGCCTGCTTATTCCATGTAGGGCCATGAGATTTGGACTGGCTGTATTCGGCTTGTACCCCATCTTGGCATAAAGCCAAGACTTCAAAATCTTGACAGGGTAACTGGGTGACTCTTAATTCCTTATCTGAAACTCTTAACTCTCTATTCCCTTGCTTCCTTGGGGGTTGCATTTAGATCACAGGGTTTGGGCTCCAACTTACAGTTTAGGGAGCAACAAGCACAGTGGCTAGGGTGGGGGTGCCTGCAGCCAATGGCCACCCTGTGTCTAGGACCTCTGGGTTGGGATGAAACTGGGGGTCTAAACAGCTCTCCTCAGCCCTGGAGGGTGGTGAGCAGTAGTCCTGAGACCCTAAGATGACtcattctccctcttccttcctctccctgtttTATTAACCCTGCCCTGTCCGATGCAGCAGCGGGTTGGTATTGCATCCCAAGTGCGAACGAGGGGAGTTGCTTTTTAGTTGGACAGGTCACTCTTCAAAAGAAATGGAGGTACAGAGTCCTCAAGTCATGGTTTCTGTTCTTTTCCAGATTTACCGCCCCCTGCCCCAAAGTTACAGATGGATGAGAGAAGCTGACCTTCCGCTCTGGGACTATCTTCCCTTCTACCATGGAGAAAGCCTTGTTGCCGCTGACCATAACATCTGACCCAAGGCCCTTCAATCAACAGCTCCCCGAGCCTCCGGACCTGAGATGTGCCTTGGAACCCCAGGACAGCCTTGAACTGGCGCCTGCTCTTGTGTGCGTGCTTTGCTGCTGCTTTGGAATCATCTACTGCTGCTTCGGTGAGGGCAGGGCCTGGGGGGCAGCTGCCTGAGACTGTTGTCCTCAAGAATGATGCCAGTTTTCCTCCTTGTTCCGGCCACTCCACCTCCTTTGTCAGAGTTTTCCATACTGCCTCTGGCAGCCTCTCATCTCTGTTATCTGCCTTTCTTTCGTCTCCTGCTTCAAAATCCCATTCCCAGTTGTCCTCCCCACCAGAGATTTCAACTATCCTCAGAATCTGAGTCAGTCTGTGGTGATTTGGACATTGTCCTTTTTTCTCTCCACAATGCCATTCCACCTCCAGTTTTCTCCACCTATCCCCTCCGCTTCTGAGTGTCCTTATTTAACACTGGGCTagtccttctctttcctttgcctGGAGGTCCCCATGGAATGCTGTTTCTGGCTTCTACGCCTTTGATTAGCTGTTCCCTTCCCAACACAGCAGAGCCATCCCTGTAGGaccccctttctgcctctcaatgcctcctgcctcccttcccaggCTACCGCTGCTTCAAGGCAGTGATGTTTCTCTCCGGTCTGCTGTCGGGAGCTCTGGTGATCTTCCTCCTGTGCCACAAGGAGCGAGTGTTGGAGACACAGCTGAGCCTGGAGGTGAGCGCAGGCATCGCGCTGGGCATCGGACTCCTCTGCGGCCTGGTCACCATGCTGGTTCGCAGCGTCGGGCTCTTTCTGACTGGTCTGCTGCTAGGTCTGACCCTAGGTGCTGGAACCTTATTGGGCACAGAACCAGTCTACCAGCCACATTCAGCCTGGGTGCCAATCGGTGGACTGATGGGGCTGGCGCTGCTGGGAGCCCTGCTCACACTCCGGTGGCCACGTCCATTCACAGTCCTAGGCACAGCCCTCCTGGGCGCTGCCGTGCTGGTGGCCTGTGCTGACTACTTCTTGGAAGGGCTGGCACTGGGCACTCGGCTGAGCGAACGCCTGCAGGCGCTTCCAGGATTGCTTCCTCTTTgctggtatagctgggtcttacTGGGGACCTGGCCAATCTTGGGGGCTCTTGGGACACTGGCCCAGTGGAAACTCATGGCTGAGGAACGCGGAAGCCACACCAATGGTGAGTTAGTGCCCCAACTGCTATCCCTGATTCCGACAcgtgaggggaagggaaaagatggA
Proteins encoded:
- the LOC119803224 gene encoding transmembrane protein 198-like codes for the protein MEKALLPLTITSDPRPFNQQLPEPPDLRCALEPQDSLELAPALVCVLCCCFGIIYCCFGYRCFKAVMFLSGLLSGALVIFLLCHKERVLETQLSLEVSAGIALGIGLLCGLVTMLVRSVGLFLTGLLLGLTLGAGTLLGTEPVYQPHSAWVPIGGLMGLALLGALLTLRWPRPFTVLGTALLGAAVLVACADYFLEGLALGTRLSERLQALPGLLPLCWYSWVLLGTWPILGALGTLAQWKLMAEERGSHTNVVLSHQRRHLQLLRIHQQEAKWHRNPSGVGLYEGSYRSQLSPNIRSPGDSLAPVSGRVRYPGEDGSEGVQ
- the Dnajc14 gene encoding dnaJ homolog subfamily C member 14 isoform X2, producing the protein MAQKHPGEGGLCGAQQSGGTSLRTSGPSVDPEILSFSGLRNSTETAPNGTRCFTEHSGPKYTQPPNPAHWSDPSHGPPRGPGPPGEGGYPDDSEASSEESGVDQEPSRENETGYQEDGSPSFLSIPPACNCQGSPGVLEGTYSEEGDGSSSSFCHHCTSPALGEDEELEEDDEEEPLKFPSDFPRVSSGKKPLSRKQRHRFLTKEDTRDSGRRDPRSPGRHRLGRKRNQADKRRGLGLWGVEELCQLGQAGFWWLIELLVLVGEYVETCGHLIYACRQLKGSDLDLFRVWVGAWAGRLGDWAQVMVQFLSQSFYCAAGLVTRFLRLVGAFLLLALALFLGCLQLGWRFLVGLGDRLGWRDKTTWLFSWLDSPALHRCLTLLRDSRPWQRLVRLVQWNWLELPWVRQRTNKQGNAPAASGRCCQPEEEVARLLTMAGVPEDELNPFHVLGVEATASDIELKKAYRQLAVMVHPDKNHHPRAEEAFKVLRAAWDIVSNPERRKEYELKRMAENELSRSVNEFLSKLQDDLKEAMNTMMCSRCQGKHRRFEMDREPKNARYCAECNRLHPAEEGDFWAESSMLGLKITYFALMDGKVYDITEWAGCQRVGISPDTHRVPYHISFGSRVPGTSGRQRATPEAPPADLQDFLSRIFQVPPGQMSNGSFFAAPQPGPGATSTSKPNSTVPKGEAKPKRRKKVRRPFQR
- the Dnajc14 gene encoding dnaJ homolog subfamily C member 14 isoform X1 — protein: MAQKHPGEGGLCGAQQSGGTSLRTSGPSVDPEILSFSGLRNSTETAPNGTRCFTEHSGPKYTQPPNPAHWSDPSHGPPRGPGPPGEGGYPDDSEASSEESGVDQEPSRENETGYQEDGSPSFLSIPPACNCQGSPGVLEGTYSEEGDGSSSSFCHHCTSPALGEDEELEEDDEEEPLKFPSDFPRVSSGKKPLSRKQRHRFLTKEDTRDSGRRDPRSPGRHRLGRKRNQADKRRGLGLWGVEELCQLGQAGFWWLIELLVLVGEYVETCGHLIYACRQLKGSDLDLFRVWVGAWAGRLGDWAQVMVQFLSQSFYCAAGLVTRFLRLVGAFLLLALALFLGCLQLGWRFLVGLGDRLGWRDKTTWLFSWLDSPALHRCLTLLRDSRPWQRLVRLVQWNWLELPWVRQRTNKQGNAPAASGRCCQPEEEVARLLTMAGVPEDELNPFHVLGVEATASDIELKKAYRQLAVMVHPDKNHHPRAEEAFKVLRAAWDIVSNPERRKEYELKRMAENELSRSVNEFLSKLQDDLKEAMNTMMCSRCQGKHRRFEMDREPKNARYCAECNRLHPAEEGDFWAESSMLGLKITYFALMDGKVYDITEWAGCQRVGISPDTHRVPYHISFGSRVPGTSGRQRATPEAPPADLQDFLSRIFQVPPGQMSNGSFFAAPQPGPGATSTSKPNSTVPKGEAKPKRRKKVRRPFHR